The DNA region TTATATGAGTCAAATAATCCCATAACTATAAAAAGATAAACTGCTGAAATAATGAAGCGCATGTCAGCTGAAAAAAAGTTTTGCGCAAGGACTCCCGATGAAGAAGCGATTAATCCTGATGCCATGAACTTTTGATTTCCTGAAAAACGCCCGGATATTTTGAAAGCGTTGATAAAAAAAGATAATAAAAGCCATGCAAAAATTCCAAAACCAACTATACCGGTTTCACTCAAGTACTGTATATATTCATTGTGGGCATCGTTTACTATAAACTGCCCCTGAGGCCAAAGTTTTTTTAGTTCTTCTGAAGCGTATTTCGGGAAATATATATGAAAAGTTCCCGGCCCCGTTCCAAACCACGGACTTTTTGACCACATGTTTAGCGTGTCTCGCCAGATAAGAACATGCGCCTGCTGCCTTGCCCAAACGTTTTTAGTCTTATACACAAAAAAACCGGCGAGTAAAATAAATAATGATAAAAAGATAAGTTTTGTACGTTTTGATTTTACATTCAGCCAGAAAAAAAACACTAGAGAAACTGAAAATCCGATATATGCCGCCCTTGTCTTGGTATAATAAAGTGCAATCAGCCCTAAAACCAAAAATAAGAAAATTAATCCTTTTACTGATTTATTTCTGCTGGAAAAAAATATGCTTAATGCTATCGGCAGAGTGGCAACAAGAAATACCGCAAAAAATATGGGATTACCGAATGTTGACATGGATCTTTCCATCTGCGGAACCATTATCATATATTTGATCCCGCCGAAATGCTGCAAAATGCCGTATAAGACTGCTATTGCTGCGCCAGTTATCCATCCGGCAATAACTAATCTTCTTTGTTTTTCGCTGTTGATTGCATTTGCCGCCACAAAATAGCCGGCAAAAGAAAGCAGGGCCCTTTTAAACTCATTTAAAGCAACGGGTTTATCAGGAGAAAAATAATAGAATAAGGATACCACCGACAAATAAATAATTACGGGAATAAATATCGGTGTTTTTTTAATTTTAATCTTGCCGTAATAAAGATTTATGAAAAGCCAGATAAATAATATCCCGTAAAGGCCGAACTCCAAAAGCATTAGTTTCGGGCGGGTAAGTTTAATATCAAGAAAAACGGGGACCAAAAGCAAAAGCGCCGAAAAAAGGCCGGCAGGAAAAAGCGTCAGAAGCTCATTCTTTTCTAAGTTAGCAGGCGCATTGTTCTGCTTTTTTATTTTTAGTTCTTTATTCATTTATTTCTCTTGTTTAATAATTTTGCAAAAAATCCTTTTAATGCCGATGAGACAAGCATGACTGCTGCCAATAAAATAACAATTGTTGCTCCTGAGGCTATGTTAAATAAATATGAAAGAAAAAGACCGAAAACTGTAAATATTGCGCTAAAGATTATAGCTAACACAATCATTTTTTTCAGTTCTGAAGTATACTGGCGCGATAGTGCCGCAGGAATGCTTAAGAGAGCTATCACCAGAATTATTCCCACAACACGTATTAAAACCACGACCGTTACAGCTATAAGAACCAGAAGAAGGATGTATAAAAATTTAGTTTTTAAATTTCTAACCTTTGAAAATTCTTCATCAAACGAGCTTGCTTCAAACTGCCTGTAGTAGAAGGCAACTACCGCTATTATCACAATATCCAATACAGCCATCATAACAATATCTGCCCTGGTTACTGTAAGAATGTTTCCAAAAAGGTATCCGAATAAGTCCGGCGCATACCCTCGAGAAAAGCCTACAAATATTATTCCCAATGCCATGCCGAAAGACCAAAATATGCCTATTAAAGTATCTTCAGAAAACTTAGAGTTTTTGTTTAAAACCCCTATGCCCAGCGCCGATAAAACCGTAAAAGGCAAAACTGCAAATAGCGGATTTACCCCTAAAAGATAGCCCAGTCCTATTCCTCCGAATGCAGTATGCGCGATACCCCCGCTTATTGAAACAAGCCGCCTGACTACCACGTAGGTGCCGATAATTCCGCAGGCAACGCTTGCCAATAGCGCGGCATATAAAGCATTTCTAATAAACTCAAATTGAAATATTCCCATTACACTTTATCACTTTTTTACTTATTATGTTCTTCTAAAACCCTGTGCGGCACGCCGTGAGCTATTAAATCTACCGGACACTTATAAACTTTTGACAAATCCTCAACAGTCAATTCCTTGGTACTATGATAATAAAGCTCCACGTTTAAACAGGCAATTTTTTCCACATATTTTGATACCGCGCTTATATCATGTGTTACCAAGATTATTGATATTTTTTGTTTTAATTTTTCCAAGAGGTCATAAACCGTCTTTTCTATAACGGTATCTACGCTTGAAGTCGGTTCATCCAGTATTAAAAGTTTGGGATCTGAAACCAGCGCACGAGCTATGAAAACCCTCTGTTTTTGTCCTTCTGAAAGCTCGCCTATCGGATTATTTGAAAAATCCGTCATCTCAACTATTTTCAAGACCTCGTCGGCTTTTTCTTTATCTTCTTTAGAATATCTGCCAAAAAAAGAATTCTTCCTAATTACTCCGGTTAAAACTACGTCTGATACTTTAATAGGAAAATCCCTGTCAAAAGGCACGTGCTGTGGAACATAGCCCGCGTATCTTCTGC from Elusimicrobiota bacterium includes:
- a CDS encoding ABC transporter ATP-binding protein; translation: MENKPEIVTFKNVSFSYDGGPNIIRDVNLNLFEKDIVGIIGPNGGGKTTLLKLMLGLLKPTQGEIRLFNLAPEEGRRYAGYVPQHVPFDRDFPIKVSDVVLTGVIRKNSFFGRYSKEDKEKADEVLKIVEMTDFSNNPIGELSEGQKQRVFIARALVSDPKLLILDEPTSSVDTVIEKTVYDLLEKLKQKISIILVTHDISAVSKYVEKIACLNVELYYHSTKELTVEDLSKVYKCPVDLIAHGVPHRVLEEHNK
- a CDS encoding tetratricopeptide repeat protein, which encodes MNKELKIKKQNNAPANLEKNELLTLFPAGLFSALLLLVPVFLDIKLTRPKLMLLEFGLYGILFIWLFINLYYGKIKIKKTPIFIPVIIYLSVVSLFYYFSPDKPVALNEFKRALLSFAGYFVAANAINSEKQRRLVIAGWITGAAIAVLYGILQHFGGIKYMIMVPQMERSMSTFGNPIFFAVFLVATLPIALSIFFSSRNKSVKGLIFLFLVLGLIALYYTKTRAAYIGFSVSLVFFFWLNVKSKRTKLIFLSLFILLAGFFVYKTKNVWARQQAHVLIWRDTLNMWSKSPWFGTGPGTFHIYFPKYASEELKKLWPQGQFIVNDAHNEYIQYLSETGIVGFGIFAWLLLSFFINAFKISGRFSGNQKFMASGLIASSSGVLAQNFFSADMRFIISAVYLFIVMGLFDSYNDGFWVKEKISKVLRYIVFGVLAVCAYFLFYQTAKPYTAQKKVAETPDFFDQKVLEPAKTVASLLEIAKKYPNQALVYEKLGWVNAKEKNWPEAIKNYVKAGELNPNNPGPFNNLGNIYFLMGERQKAIEYWAQSIIINPKQVDSRLNLATAYFYQGRLKEAVDQLKEVLKIDPNNEKAIVMLKQMTE
- a CDS encoding metal ABC transporter permease, producing the protein MGIFQFEFIRNALYAALLASVACGIIGTYVVVRRLVSISGGIAHTAFGGIGLGYLLGVNPLFAVLPFTVLSALGIGVLNKNSKFSEDTLIGIFWSFGMALGIIFVGFSRGYAPDLFGYLFGNILTVTRADIVMMAVLDIVIIAVVAFYYRQFEASSFDEEFSKVRNLKTKFLYILLLVLIAVTVVVLIRVVGIILVIALLSIPAALSRQYTSELKKMIVLAIIFSAIFTVFGLFLSYLFNIASGATIVILLAAVMLVSSALKGFFAKLLNKRNK